The Desulfosoma sp. genome has a segment encoding these proteins:
- a CDS encoding TRAP transporter permease has product MTPEPKDLDQGLELAKNLADQEAGTSRASRGFAKWVISTAAICWSLFQLSIASWLILDSWYVRAIHLAFAIFIVYLSFPMFRKPRLGIRYWAATDRVPALDWILAAAAAISALYVILDYQGIINRYGAPIPRDIIMGFTLMVLLLEASRRTIGPALTVIATVFTLYAFFGPYMPDVIAFKGVSLNRFVGQMTMSTEGIYGIPLDVSATIVFLFVLFGSMLDKAGAGQFFIQLALSLLGGFKGGPAKAAILSSGLTGMVSGSSIANVVTTGTFTIPLMKRVGYPPTKAAAIEVAASTDGQLAPPIMGAAAFIIAEYVNVPYIEVVKAAAIPAFASYAALLFISHIEASKLGLQGLPREELPSFFKTLLGGLQYLIPLTMLIYELVVLRHTPQMSAFNAIWVLAILMLLQPCLRAIKQKQSLGAGLKKGFLDILAALDAGARNMLSVAMATAAAGIIVGVVAMGLGGLVNQVVDGLSGGNIYLLLVITAIASLIIGMGLPTTATYIVMASLTAPAIVTVGGSYGFEVPLIAAHLFCFFFGILADDTPPVGLAAYAASAIAKSDPIRTGLQGFMYDIRTAILPFMFIFNHDLILYGVTSWSQGLLIFVMACLGNFAFAAATQGWLITRNRIYEVPLLLGVTLIMMRPDLTASWIGLDFSRRYWAYALGLVLFGFIFFLQKLRCPKQATP; this is encoded by the coding sequence ATGACACCCGAACCGAAGGACCTGGACCAGGGTCTCGAATTGGCCAAAAATTTGGCCGATCAAGAAGCCGGCACGAGCAGGGCTAGCCGTGGCTTTGCAAAATGGGTCATCTCTACCGCGGCCATCTGTTGGTCACTCTTTCAGCTCTCCATTGCCAGTTGGCTTATTTTGGACTCATGGTACGTCAGAGCCATTCATTTGGCCTTCGCCATTTTTATCGTCTACCTCAGTTTTCCTATGTTTCGAAAGCCACGTCTTGGAATCCGGTACTGGGCCGCGACGGACCGAGTGCCTGCGCTGGATTGGATCCTCGCTGCGGCTGCCGCCATTTCGGCTCTCTATGTCATTCTAGACTATCAAGGAATCATCAACCGTTACGGCGCTCCCATTCCTCGCGATATCATCATGGGCTTCACCTTGATGGTGCTGCTTTTAGAAGCTTCTCGGCGCACCATTGGTCCGGCCTTGACCGTCATCGCCACGGTGTTCACACTGTACGCCTTTTTCGGGCCCTACATGCCGGACGTTATCGCCTTCAAAGGGGTTTCCCTGAATCGATTCGTCGGGCAAATGACCATGTCGACGGAAGGCATTTACGGTATTCCGCTTGACGTTTCGGCCACTATCGTTTTTCTCTTTGTTCTTTTTGGATCCATGCTGGATAAGGCCGGAGCCGGCCAATTTTTTATTCAGTTGGCTCTGAGTTTGCTCGGAGGATTCAAGGGAGGGCCCGCCAAAGCCGCCATTTTGAGCAGCGGCTTGACGGGAATGGTTTCAGGATCCAGTATCGCCAATGTGGTCACCACAGGCACCTTTACGATCCCGCTTATGAAACGCGTGGGTTACCCTCCAACTAAGGCGGCGGCGATCGAAGTTGCCGCCAGCACAGACGGTCAGTTGGCTCCCCCAATCATGGGTGCCGCCGCGTTTATCATCGCCGAATATGTGAACGTGCCTTACATTGAAGTGGTTAAAGCAGCCGCTATTCCTGCTTTCGCCTCTTATGCCGCGTTGCTTTTCATCTCCCATATTGAAGCTTCCAAGCTGGGTCTGCAGGGGCTTCCCCGTGAAGAACTTCCCTCTTTTTTCAAAACCCTTTTGGGTGGGCTTCAATACCTCATCCCTCTGACCATGCTGATTTATGAACTGGTGGTTCTTCGACATACTCCCCAAATGTCAGCCTTTAACGCCATTTGGGTACTTGCCATTCTAATGCTTTTGCAGCCGTGCCTTCGCGCTATCAAACAAAAGCAGTCCCTGGGGGCCGGCCTAAAGAAGGGTTTTCTCGACATTCTTGCGGCACTGGATGCTGGGGCTCGCAATATGCTCAGTGTGGCCATGGCCACGGCTGCGGCCGGCATCATTGTCGGTGTGGTGGCCATGGGGTTGGGAGGATTGGTGAACCAGGTGGTGGATGGACTTTCAGGAGGCAACATCTATCTTCTGCTGGTCATCACAGCTATTGCCAGTCTTATCATCGGCATGGGACTGCCCACCACCGCCACTTATATTGTCATGGCTTCGTTAACGGCACCGGCCATCGTCACTGTGGGCGGATCTTACGGCTTTGAAGTGCCCCTTATAGCAGCTCATCTTTTCTGCTTCTTTTTCGGCATTCTTGCCGACGATACACCTCCCGTGGGTCTTGCAGCCTATGCAGCCTCGGCCATTGCCAAATCCGACCCCATTCGCACGGGACTTCAGGGCTTCATGTATGACATTCGAACCGCTATTCTTCCCTTTATGTTTATCTTCAATCACGACCTCATCCTTTACGGCGTGACCAGCTGGTCGCAAGGCTTGCTTATCTTTGTTATGGCCTGCCTCGGGAACTTCGCCTTCGCCGCAGCCACCCAAGGTTGGCTCATCACCCGCAATCGTATCTATGAAGTCCCTCTGCTTCTTGGAGTGACCCTGATCATGATGCGCCCTGATTTGACAGCCTCATGGATCGGGCTCGATTTTAGCCGTCGCTATTGGGCGTACGCCCTCGGTTTGGTGCTTTTTGGATTTATCTTTTTTCTTCAAAAACTTCGCTGCCCTAAACAGGCGACCCCATAA
- a CDS encoding 3-keto-5-aminohexanoate cleavage protein has protein sequence MEKLIITVALTGNVPTKNMNPHVPMTPEEIAQDVRRCADAGAVLFHVHARDDHLKPTLDVQRYKENVRRIKELAPDVILQLSTGARAGKDWEARANPVRLLPEMASFTTGSNNLPGIVYENSPQFIDFLAGVFKETGVKPEIEVFEAGMINNALYLQRKGLIHPPLHFDFVLGAPGSMPGSVKNLLFLSESIPPGSTWSVAGIGKMEIPLATAAIVMGGHVRVGLEDNLFMPDGSPATNPKLVEKIVRIARETGRDIASPNEARKILSLDPARKDLILTMLD, from the coding sequence ATGGAAAAACTAATCATCACCGTGGCCCTTACCGGAAATGTTCCCACAAAAAACATGAACCCGCATGTGCCCATGACCCCGGAAGAGATCGCTCAAGACGTGCGCCGATGTGCCGATGCCGGTGCGGTTCTTTTTCATGTGCACGCTCGAGATGACCATCTTAAGCCCACCTTGGATGTGCAGCGTTACAAAGAAAACGTGCGGCGAATTAAGGAGCTTGCTCCTGACGTGATTCTTCAGTTATCCACGGGGGCTAGAGCCGGCAAGGACTGGGAAGCTCGAGCCAACCCTGTCAGACTCCTTCCGGAAATGGCGTCTTTCACCACCGGGTCCAACAATCTGCCCGGCATTGTCTACGAAAATTCTCCTCAGTTCATCGATTTTTTGGCAGGAGTGTTCAAGGAAACAGGGGTCAAGCCGGAAATCGAGGTCTTTGAAGCGGGCATGATCAACAATGCCCTCTATCTTCAGCGTAAGGGCCTCATCCATCCGCCTCTGCACTTTGACTTCGTTCTTGGGGCCCCAGGATCCATGCCCGGATCCGTCAAGAACCTTCTGTTTCTCTCCGAAAGCATTCCACCTGGATCGACATGGAGCGTTGCCGGCATCGGCAAAATGGAAATACCGCTGGCCACCGCCGCGATTGTCATGGGAGGCCATGTGCGCGTCGGTTTGGAAGACAATCTTTTCATGCCGGACGGATCCCCTGCCACCAATCCAAAACTTGTGGAGAAAATTGTGCGGATCGCTCGAGAAACGGGACGCGACATCGCCTCCCCGAATGAAGCTCGAAAGATTCTGTCCCTGGACCCGGCCAGAAAAGACCTCATTTTGACCATGCTGGACTGA
- the murJ gene encoding murein biosynthesis integral membrane protein MurJ translates to MSFWDRRQAMGWAAALLGGSVLVSRFMGLARDKVISYYFGATEESDVYFAAFVIPDFINYLLAGAYFSITLIPLLSQLFQKDEEDAWRFFSAVTFWTAIMSSALCAAVVFWAQPLARWAAPGLSPEAAKRLAFFLRIVAPAQVFFLLGSCFSAILYLRKQFQAPALTPLIYNGFIIAIGVLMRRSGMSGFCWGVLVGAFLGNFFLPVTAVRHGGGFRWRWTVWHPWLKKFLALALPLMIGQSVVVLDEQLVRIFGSLAAVGAISWLNYARRIMLVPVGVVAQAAGTASYPFLAEAYSSGNMAKFFETLNTAFRHTLAILIPVSFWMILCAKPIIILIFQQGRFGVTDTVETVWALRLFLIVVFCWGIQQILGRAYYARQDTITPAVIGTLCTMAVIPLYYVAAVHGGARGVAGASAFSVALYTGVLCLWWKHRMGAQAFQGILNPSLRLTLVTLTAGIPSTLPLLWPSRWLLSNELLQALCQLALSGVIFTVTFFTLGLRWAKDLVRPLYQRLPLPKPLRSKFPQ, encoded by the coding sequence ATGTCTTTCTGGGATCGTCGACAAGCCATGGGGTGGGCTGCCGCCTTGCTGGGGGGCAGTGTCCTGGTGTCCCGGTTCATGGGTTTGGCTCGGGACAAGGTCATTTCCTACTATTTCGGAGCGACGGAAGAATCGGACGTTTATTTCGCGGCTTTCGTCATTCCCGATTTCATCAACTATCTTTTGGCAGGCGCCTATTTTTCCATCACCCTTATTCCCCTTCTCAGCCAACTCTTTCAAAAAGACGAAGAAGACGCGTGGCGTTTTTTTTCAGCCGTGACATTTTGGACCGCCATCATGAGTTCGGCCCTGTGCGCCGCCGTGGTTTTCTGGGCCCAACCACTGGCTCGATGGGCGGCTCCAGGCTTAAGCCCTGAAGCGGCAAAACGCCTCGCTTTCTTCCTTCGCATCGTGGCTCCGGCCCAGGTGTTTTTTCTTCTCGGCTCCTGCTTCAGTGCCATTTTATATCTGCGAAAACAGTTTCAGGCTCCGGCCCTGACCCCGCTTATCTACAACGGTTTCATTATCGCCATAGGCGTTCTCATGCGTCGATCGGGAATGTCGGGTTTCTGTTGGGGAGTGCTGGTCGGAGCGTTTTTGGGAAATTTTTTTCTGCCTGTTACAGCTGTGCGCCATGGAGGCGGTTTTCGGTGGCGTTGGACCGTATGGCACCCTTGGCTGAAAAAATTCCTGGCACTGGCCCTTCCACTTATGATCGGTCAATCGGTCGTGGTGCTGGACGAACAACTGGTACGCATTTTTGGATCCTTGGCCGCCGTCGGCGCCATCAGCTGGCTCAATTACGCCCGACGCATCATGCTTGTCCCCGTTGGTGTTGTGGCTCAAGCCGCCGGCACTGCGTCTTATCCCTTTCTTGCCGAAGCATACAGCAGCGGGAATATGGCAAAGTTTTTTGAAACCCTGAACACTGCTTTTCGTCATACCCTAGCCATTCTAATTCCTGTCTCTTTTTGGATGATATTGTGCGCCAAGCCCATCATCATTCTCATCTTTCAACAGGGGCGCTTCGGGGTCACGGACACCGTGGAAACCGTCTGGGCCTTGCGACTTTTTCTCATAGTGGTGTTTTGTTGGGGGATTCAACAGATTTTAGGACGCGCCTACTACGCACGGCAGGATACGATCACACCGGCCGTCATCGGTACGCTTTGCACTATGGCCGTGATTCCCTTGTATTACGTAGCGGCCGTGCATGGAGGCGCTCGAGGTGTCGCGGGGGCGAGCGCCTTTTCTGTTGCGCTCTATACGGGGGTCCTCTGTTTGTGGTGGAAGCACCGAATGGGCGCCCAAGCTTTTCAAGGCATCCTAAACCCATCCCTCAGGCTCACCCTTGTGACCCTTACCGCCGGGATCCCTTCAACCCTACCGCTCCTCTGGCCGTCTCGATGGTTATTATCCAACGAACTTCTCCAGGCCCTGTGTCAGTTGGCCCTTTCCGGCGTGATCTTCACCGTGACTTTTTTTACCCTGGGATTGCGATGGGCCAAAGATTTAGTCAGGCCTCTCTACCAACGCCTTCCTCTACCCAAGCCTCTCCGGTCCAAATTCCCACAATAG